The Selenomonas sp. AB3002 genome contains a region encoding:
- a CDS encoding SoxR reducing system RseC family protein, with protein MKEEEGFVIGVNPEDGTATVKVGRHEDCSACGACAGSRQLTVEAVNGLGAVIGQRVKFSMQEQQMLKGAFVVFLLPLILAGAGGIIGWQLGYGGEAEDLYPMGLAFLGFCLGSGIVKWYDRRAAARQKEQPVITEIIS; from the coding sequence ATGAAGGAGGAGGAAGGATTTGTTATTGGGGTGAATCCTGAAGATGGCACCGCCACGGTGAAGGTGGGGAGGCATGAGGATTGCAGCGCCTGTGGAGCCTGTGCCGGAAGCCGTCAGCTGACGGTGGAGGCGGTGAATGGGCTGGGAGCTGTCATAGGGCAGCGGGTCAAGTTTTCCATGCAGGAACAGCAGATGCTCAAGGGGGCCTTTGTGGTTTTCTTGCTGCCGCTGATATTGGCAGGAGCTGGGGGCATCATTGGCTGGCAGCTGGGGTATGGCGGGGAGGCTGAAGATTTATACCCCATGGGGCTGGCTTTCCTGGGGTTCTGCCTGGGGTCTGGCATAGTGAAGTGGTATGACAGGCGGGCTGCTGCCCGGCAGAAGGAGCAGCCAGTGATTACGGAAATCATTTCTTGA
- a CDS encoding RnfABCDGE type electron transport complex subunit D, with product MSEAEIKETAAVKAVPPKQPEVKEELKFTISSSPHIRDGETIPHIMWQVNLALLPAALFAIYWFGIPALINMLVGIAAAIGAEYVWQRAMGQNITAFDGSACITGLLLAMSMSPVLPPYMVAVGSVLAIVVAKQSMGGLGFNIFNPAHIGRAALMVSWPVAMTTWTKMQDLSAGAVDAVTGATPLNILKLQGYDALVATFGGQGEMYKSLLLGTRNGSLGETSTILLVLGGLYLIYKGYINWVVPLGMIATVGVLTWLFGPAGFGSGDPLFHVMAGGLMLGAFFMATDMVTIPMTITGQMIFAVGAGALTVLIRLAGGYPEGVCYSLLLMNAVTPLIDRYVKPRIFGAPKGGAN from the coding sequence ATGAGCGAAGCAGAAATCAAGGAAACAGCCGCTGTGAAGGCGGTACCGCCCAAGCAGCCGGAGGTTAAGGAGGAACTGAAATTCACCATTTCTTCCTCTCCCCATATCCGCGACGGGGAAACCATTCCCCATATCATGTGGCAGGTCAACCTGGCTTTGCTGCCTGCGGCTCTCTTTGCAATCTATTGGTTTGGGATTCCCGCACTTATCAATATGTTGGTTGGCATTGCAGCGGCCATCGGTGCCGAATATGTCTGGCAGCGGGCCATGGGGCAGAATATCACGGCTTTTGATGGCAGTGCCTGCATTACTGGCCTGCTGCTGGCCATGTCCATGTCCCCGGTGCTGCCGCCCTATATGGTGGCCGTCGGCTCTGTTCTGGCCATCGTGGTGGCCAAGCAGTCCATGGGAGGACTGGGATTCAATATCTTCAACCCTGCTCATATCGGCCGTGCGGCCCTTATGGTATCCTGGCCTGTGGCCATGACCACCTGGACGAAGATGCAGGACCTGTCAGCCGGGGCTGTGGATGCCGTGACAGGCGCTACCCCGCTGAACATCCTGAAGCTGCAGGGCTATGATGCCCTGGTAGCCACCTTCGGAGGTCAGGGGGAGATGTACAAGAGCCTGCTCCTGGGCACCCGCAACGGCAGCCTGGGGGAGACCAGCACCATCCTGCTGGTGCTTGGGGGGCTTTACCTTATCTATAAAGGCTATATCAACTGGGTGGTGCCTCTGGGCATGATTGCCACCGTGGGGGTGCTCACCTGGCTCTTCGGTCCTGCGGGCTTTGGCAGCGGCGACCCACTGTTCCATGTGATGGCAGGGGGACTGATGCTGGGCGCTTTCTTCATGGCTACTGACATGGTGACTATTCCCATGACCATCACGGGGCAGATGATCTTTGCCGTGGGGGCTGGAGCCCTGACGGTGCTGATCCGTCTGGCAGGAGGCTACCCGGAGGGGGTCTGCTATTCCCTGCTGCTGATGAATGCGGTGACGCCTCTTATTGACCGCTATGTGAAGCCCCGCATCTTTGGGGCACCGAAGGGAGGCGCAAACTGA
- the rnfB gene encoding RnfABCDGE type electron transport complex subunit B translates to METAIYIIVVLVGVGTFFGLVLALADKKFAMESNPLIAEVEDILPKGQCGACGFAGCAKYAEAVVEDPEVPPNLCVPGKAAVAAKVAELTGKKAEAAEPHYAYLKCRGTLTAAVMAARYEGVPDCAAAKLVGGGPKGCKFGCLGFGNCVKACPFGALSMGEEGLPVVDKEICTGCGKCVETCPQGLMALKTFGAPVEVTCSSHDKGPAAKKNCQQACIGCGLCMRNCSRGAIKVENFLAVVDSEKCIGCPEPTCLGKCPTKAIQSLVKVPALQEKSA, encoded by the coding sequence ATGGAAACTGCTATATATATAATCGTAGTGCTGGTGGGGGTGGGCACCTTCTTTGGGCTGGTGCTGGCTCTGGCAGACAAGAAATTTGCCATGGAGTCGAATCCCCTCATTGCAGAAGTGGAGGACATCCTTCCCAAAGGACAGTGCGGCGCCTGCGGTTTTGCAGGCTGTGCCAAATATGCTGAGGCTGTGGTGGAGGACCCCGAGGTGCCGCCGAACCTCTGCGTGCCCGGCAAGGCTGCCGTGGCGGCCAAGGTTGCGGAGCTCACCGGCAAGAAGGCTGAAGCGGCGGAGCCTCATTACGCTTACCTCAAGTGCCGTGGCACTCTCACGGCAGCGGTTATGGCTGCCCGCTATGAAGGCGTGCCTGACTGCGCTGCTGCTAAATTGGTGGGAGGCGGCCCCAAGGGCTGCAAGTTCGGCTGCCTGGGCTTTGGCAACTGTGTCAAGGCCTGCCCCTTCGGTGCCCTTTCCATGGGGGAGGAGGGCCTGCCGGTAGTGGACAAGGAAATCTGCACAGGCTGCGGCAAGTGCGTGGAGACCTGCCCCCAGGGGCTCATGGCCCTGAAGACCTTCGGCGCTCCTGTGGAAGTCACCTGCAGCTCCCATGACAAGGGACCTGCAGCCAAGAAAAACTGCCAGCAGGCCTGCATAGGCTGCGGCCTCTGCATGAGGAACTGCAGCCGTGGCGCCATCAAGGTGGAGAACTTCCTGGCCGTGGTGGATTCAGAGAAGTGCATAGGTTGCCCGGAACCGACGTGTTTGGGGAAATGTCCTACCAAGGCTATACAGAGCCTGGTGAAAGTACCTGCCTTGCAGGAAAAATCAGCCTGA
- a CDS encoding 16S rRNA (uracil(1498)-N(3))-methyltransferase: MRRLFYKGILAEKINITGQDAHHLMHVMRAKAGQQVTVVDDEGSVALMEMTAFTAESVELTLKERLEGTTESPLELTLVQCLLKSDKMDWIVQKAVELGANKIQPLASRNCVAQYDGKKAKQRQERWQKIADEAAKQCGRTKLLQVEPIMGIKEFLAKSGFGEDNPLYFCYENEEQKTLKEALQASKAKNASVLIGPEGGFTLDEAKAIEEAGGQSVTLGPRILRAETAAIAAMTVIQYELGDLG; this comes from the coding sequence ATGAGGCGGCTCTTTTATAAAGGGATCCTGGCTGAGAAAATCAACATCACCGGCCAGGATGCCCATCACCTCATGCACGTCATGCGTGCCAAGGCCGGGCAGCAGGTGACGGTAGTGGACGACGAGGGCAGCGTGGCACTGATGGAAATGACTGCCTTCACTGCTGAAAGTGTAGAGCTGACCTTGAAGGAACGTCTGGAAGGCACAACGGAATCTCCCTTGGAACTGACCTTAGTCCAGTGCCTGCTGAAGTCCGACAAGATGGACTGGATAGTGCAGAAAGCCGTGGAGCTGGGAGCCAACAAAATCCAGCCCCTGGCCAGCCGCAACTGCGTAGCCCAGTACGATGGCAAAAAAGCCAAACAGCGCCAGGAACGCTGGCAAAAGATAGCCGACGAAGCCGCCAAACAATGCGGCAGGACAAAACTCCTGCAGGTTGAGCCCATCATGGGCATCAAGGAATTCCTAGCAAAGTCAGGATTCGGTGAAGACAACCCATTATACTTCTGCTATGAAAACGAGGAGCAGAAGACCCTCAAAGAAGCCCTGCAAGCCTCCAAGGCGAAAAATGCCTCAGTTCTGATTGGCCCCGAGGGTGGCTTTACTCTTGATGAGGCCAAGGCCATAGAAGAAGCCGGCGGCCAAAGCGTAACCTTGGGCCCAAGGATACTAAGAGCAGAGACAGCTGCGATAGCGGCTATGACTGTGATTCAATATGAGTTGGGGGATTTGGGGTAG
- the mtaB gene encoding tRNA (N(6)-L-threonylcarbamoyladenosine(37)-C(2))-methylthiotransferase MtaB codes for MPKAAFMTLGCKVNQFETETMEGLFKAKGYEIVPFSEKADVYVVNTCAVTNLGEKKSRQIIRRAGRENPNAIIAVCGCYSQVKPEEVKLLEGVRVVLGTKERSRIVEYVECAAREDGKPLDGVGDVMHTDSFEDIPLYDMPRRTRAFLKIEDGCQNFCSYCIIPYARGPVKSRQLSAIRREAEKLVAAGFLEIVLTGIHLGKYGSDLEGDVTLTDACREVLQVQGLKRLRLGSLESIELSPELFELIRSDDRFCAHLHLPLQAGSDKVLRDMNRRYDTAEFARLIEQVEQELPGVAVSTDIIVGFPGETEEEFAEGLKFVEKMNFSRMHVFPYSRREGTPAAARKDQIPEPVKKDRVHRMQALAEKKSREFYRSFLGRTMRVLFETNTDGITDGLTDNYIRVYTEDEVTCGEIYQVELVEEYKDGVLGKVIG; via the coding sequence TTGCCAAAAGCAGCCTTTATGACTCTCGGTTGCAAAGTAAATCAATTTGAGACAGAAACCATGGAGGGCCTCTTCAAAGCCAAAGGCTACGAAATCGTCCCCTTCAGCGAAAAAGCCGACGTCTACGTAGTCAACACCTGCGCTGTCACCAACCTGGGCGAAAAGAAATCCCGTCAGATCATCCGTCGGGCAGGCCGTGAGAACCCCAATGCCATCATCGCCGTTTGCGGCTGCTACTCCCAGGTGAAGCCCGAAGAAGTGAAACTGCTGGAGGGAGTCCGGGTAGTCCTGGGCACCAAAGAGCGCTCCCGCATCGTAGAATACGTGGAGTGCGCTGCCCGTGAAGATGGCAAGCCCTTGGACGGCGTGGGTGATGTGATGCATACGGACTCCTTCGAGGATATTCCCCTTTACGATATGCCCCGCCGTACCAGGGCTTTCCTAAAAATCGAAGACGGTTGCCAGAATTTCTGCTCCTACTGCATTATCCCTTATGCCCGCGGTCCCGTGAAGTCACGTCAGCTCTCTGCCATCCGCAGGGAAGCGGAAAAGCTGGTGGCGGCAGGTTTCCTGGAAATCGTGCTGACGGGCATCCATCTGGGCAAGTACGGCAGCGATTTGGAGGGCGACGTCACCCTCACCGATGCCTGCCGGGAGGTGCTGCAGGTGCAGGGGCTGAAGCGCCTGCGCCTGGGCTCCCTGGAATCCATAGAGCTCTCTCCAGAACTCTTTGAGCTGATTCGCAGCGACGACCGCTTCTGTGCCCATCTGCACCTGCCCCTGCAGGCAGGCTCCGACAAGGTATTGCGCGACATGAACCGCCGCTACGACACGGCGGAGTTCGCCCGCCTCATTGAGCAGGTGGAGCAGGAACTGCCCGGCGTAGCAGTTTCTACGGATATCATCGTAGGTTTTCCGGGTGAAACAGAAGAAGAATTTGCTGAGGGGCTGAAGTTTGTAGAAAAAATGAACTTCTCCCGTATGCATGTTTTCCCATACTCAAGAAGGGAAGGCACCCCCGCCGCTGCCCGCAAGGACCAGATTCCCGAGCCGGTCAAAAAAGACCGCGTCCACCGCATGCAGGCTCTGGCTGAAAAGAAATCCCGTGAGTTCTATCGCTCCTTCCTGGGCAGGACCATGCGGGTGCTGTTCGAGACCAACACCGACGGCATCACTGACGGCCTGACGGATAACTATATCCGAGTCTATACCGAGGATGAAGTTACCTGTGGGGAGATTTACCAGGTAGAGCTGGTGGAAGAATATAAAGATGGTGTCTTAGGGAAAGTGATTGGGTAA
- a CDS encoding RnfABCDGE type electron transport complex subunit G — MADEHSIFKIASNLALACFVSGLVIGAVYYVTAPVAAQKAEEMKQESMRSLVAEADAFKEIPGEEGCFAAEKGGRTVAYIIPSESKGYGGKIKLLVAVDTEGKVLDFNILEHNETPGLGDNAQKPAFRNQFAGKGAELLEVTKDPSNKENIQAMTGATISSRAVTKGVREAAEKAMTLGKGGR, encoded by the coding sequence ATGGCTGATGAGCATTCCATCTTCAAGATTGCCTCCAACCTAGCCCTGGCCTGTTTCGTGTCCGGTCTGGTCATAGGCGCTGTCTACTATGTGACGGCTCCCGTGGCGGCCCAGAAAGCAGAGGAAATGAAGCAGGAGTCCATGCGCTCCCTGGTGGCTGAGGCTGATGCCTTCAAAGAAATTCCCGGGGAAGAGGGCTGTTTTGCAGCCGAAAAGGGCGGCAGGACCGTGGCCTATATCATCCCATCTGAGTCCAAGGGCTACGGCGGCAAGATCAAGCTGCTGGTGGCAGTGGACACCGAGGGAAAGGTGCTTGACTTCAATATCCTGGAGCACAACGAGACCCCGGGCCTGGGTGACAATGCCCAGAAACCCGCCTTCCGCAATCAGTTTGCAGGTAAGGGGGCGGAGCTTTTGGAGGTTACCAAAGACCCGTCCAACAAGGAAAACATCCAGGCCATGACGGGAGCTACCATTTCCTCCCGGGCCGTCACCAAGGGCGTCCGTGAGGCCGCAGAGAAAGCTATGACCTTAGGGAAAGGGGGCAGGTGA
- a CDS encoding PTS glucose transporter subunit IIA, whose translation MTKQEKDLQALHLLAPISGQTVRLESVPDPVFSEKLTGDGLAILADGDTVLAPCDGEITLFFDTKHAFAITTPDGVQVLVHVGLDTIIMNGDGLTALKHSGEKVTAGTPILKLDRALLEKNKINMICPVLIVNYERVKKITPRMAGEAVIAGEDTVLQYAV comes from the coding sequence ATGACTAAGCAGGAAAAGGATTTACAAGCACTACACCTCTTGGCTCCCATTTCCGGACAGACGGTGCGACTCGAAAGTGTCCCGGATCCGGTTTTCTCCGAGAAGCTTACAGGAGACGGCCTGGCTATCCTGGCAGACGGTGACACGGTACTGGCTCCCTGTGACGGGGAGATCACCCTCTTCTTCGACACCAAGCACGCTTTCGCCATCACTACTCCCGACGGGGTGCAGGTCCTGGTACACGTAGGCCTGGACACCATCATCATGAACGGGGACGGCCTCACGGCCCTGAAGCACAGCGGCGAGAAAGTCACCGCCGGCACCCCCATTCTGAAACTGGACAGGGCCCTTCTGGAGAAGAACAAGATCAACATGATTTGTCCCGTGCTGATCGTGAATTATGAACGGGTCAAAAAAATCACTCCCAGAATGGCAGGAGAAGCTGTCATTGCAGGAGAGGATACCGTACTTCAGTATGCTGTGTAA
- the rsxC gene encoding electron transport complex subunit RsxC, which produces MLKRFLGGIHPRDGKDLAKDKAIEAMPLPKELVVPLSQHIGAPCKPTVKVGDAVLKGQLIATSEAFMHADIHAPTSGKVAKIEDRPHSGRGMCPAIVIAVDGRDEWAEGLPLSRNWEAMSKEEILTAIQQAGIVGMGGATFPAHIKLKPQKPVDVLVINGAECEPYLTADYRLMLEEAQKIVTGVQILAKALGTKKSIIGVEDNKTEAVKALDKAAEDTEIEVVALPTRYPQGAEKMLIYALTGREVPMGGLPMDAGAVVQNVGTVAAIADAVEQGIPLIERVTTVSGDAVAEPKNLRVRIGTSYQACLDHAGGFRETPDKILAGGPMMGMAQQSLEVPVMKGSSGILALTRKITEHGPEMNCIRCGRCVKACPMGLVPSMLSILSQRGDYGKCRDDYGLMNCVECGCCTYICPAKRNIVQYIRLAKNEVRAEAARAKAKAEAREKKEAVK; this is translated from the coding sequence ATGCTGAAAAGATTCTTGGGAGGTATTCACCCCCGGGATGGGAAGGATTTGGCCAAGGACAAGGCTATTGAAGCCATGCCCTTGCCAAAGGAACTGGTGGTGCCTCTGAGCCAGCATATTGGGGCGCCCTGCAAGCCCACGGTGAAGGTGGGGGACGCGGTGCTCAAGGGGCAGCTTATTGCCACCAGCGAGGCCTTCATGCATGCGGATATCCATGCTCCTACTTCCGGCAAGGTGGCTAAGATTGAGGACAGGCCTCATTCCGGGCGCGGGATGTGTCCGGCCATTGTCATTGCTGTGGACGGCAGAGACGAATGGGCTGAGGGCTTGCCCCTCAGCCGCAATTGGGAGGCCATGAGCAAGGAGGAAATCCTTACGGCTATCCAGCAGGCGGGCATCGTAGGCATGGGCGGTGCGACTTTTCCCGCCCATATCAAGCTGAAGCCCCAGAAGCCGGTGGATGTCCTGGTCATCAATGGTGCGGAGTGTGAGCCATATCTGACGGCTGACTATCGGCTGATGCTGGAGGAGGCCCAGAAGATTGTCACAGGGGTGCAGATTCTCGCCAAGGCTCTTGGGACGAAGAAGAGCATCATCGGCGTGGAGGACAACAAGACTGAGGCGGTGAAGGCTCTGGACAAGGCGGCAGAGGACACGGAGATCGAGGTAGTGGCCCTGCCTACCCGCTACCCCCAGGGTGCGGAGAAAATGCTGATTTACGCCCTCACGGGCAGGGAAGTGCCCATGGGCGGCTTGCCCATGGACGCAGGCGCCGTGGTGCAGAATGTGGGTACCGTGGCGGCCATTGCGGACGCAGTGGAGCAAGGGATTCCTCTTATTGAGCGTGTGACAACCGTGTCAGGTGATGCGGTGGCAGAGCCGAAGAATCTCAGGGTTCGCATTGGCACCAGTTATCAGGCCTGTCTTGATCATGCCGGTGGCTTCAGGGAAACGCCGGACAAGATCCTGGCGGGCGGTCCCATGATGGGCATGGCCCAGCAGTCTTTGGAAGTGCCGGTGATGAAGGGCTCCTCTGGCATATTGGCCCTGACAAGGAAAATCACGGAACACGGCCCGGAGATGAACTGCATCCGCTGCGGCCGCTGCGTGAAGGCCTGTCCCATGGGATTGGTGCCAAGCATGCTGAGCATACTTTCCCAGCGGGGTGACTATGGCAAGTGCCGTGATGATTACGGTCTCATGAACTGTGTGGAATGCGGCTGCTGCACTTATATCTGCCCGGCCAAGCGCAATATCGTCCAGTACATCCGCCTGGCCAAGAATGAAGTCAGGGCTGAGGCAGCCCGGGCCAAAGCCAAGGCTGAGGCTAGGGAGAAAAAGGAGGCGGTGAAATGA
- a CDS encoding electron transport complex subunit E encodes MDKLKELWPIYSKGLLAENPIFILALSLCPALAVTTTVVNGLTMGLTVTFVITSNNVVVSLVRHLVNPKVRVPVYITSIATIVTVAQLVLQAYFPVLYKAMGIYLALVVVFAIILARAEVFASKNGPIRSFADGFGMGCGFTLAMLIISAIRELIGSGTLLGYQVMGSGYEPMLMMILPPGAFILIGYLVAATKTWNSHREKIEAQEARRREAREGAEG; translated from the coding sequence ATGGACAAGCTGAAAGAACTCTGGCCCATCTACAGCAAGGGCCTGCTGGCGGAAAACCCCATTTTCATCCTGGCGCTGTCCCTGTGTCCGGCACTGGCGGTGACCACCACGGTGGTGAACGGCCTGACCATGGGGCTGACGGTGACCTTCGTCATCACCTCCAACAATGTGGTGGTATCACTGGTGCGTCACCTGGTGAATCCCAAGGTGCGTGTGCCTGTCTATATCACCTCCATCGCCACCATCGTCACGGTGGCCCAGCTGGTATTGCAGGCGTATTTCCCGGTGCTTTACAAGGCCATGGGCATCTATCTGGCCCTGGTGGTGGTGTTCGCCATCATCCTGGCCCGGGCTGAGGTCTTTGCTTCCAAGAATGGCCCCATACGCTCCTTTGCTGATGGTTTCGGCATGGGCTGCGGCTTCACGCTGGCCATGCTCATCATCTCTGCCATCCGCGAGCTGATTGGCTCAGGTACGCTCTTGGGCTATCAGGTCATGGGTTCCGGCTATGAGCCCATGCTGATGATGATTCTGCCGCCGGGGGCCTTTATTCTCATTGGCTATCTGGTGGCTGCCACCAAGACCTGGAACTCCCACAGGGAGAAGATCGAGGCACAGGAGGCGCGGCGCAGGGAAGCCAGAGAGGGGGCTGAAGGCTGA
- the hcp gene encoding hydroxylamine reductase, producing the protein MENKMFCFQCQETAGCKGCTQVGVCGKKPEVAAMQDLLIYVTKGISAVAVRMREEGKSVAKEVNHLVTLNLFATITNANFDLEAIAARVEETLAVKAGLLERLASRENLPEAARWTGRREEFEAKAAAVGILAEANEDIRSLKELITYGLKGLSAYLWHANALEKEDETIDAFQQSALARLLEDLDGETLTALALEAGEWGVKGMALLDNANTGAYGHPEITKVDLGVRSNPAILISGHDLRDLEMLLEQTEGTGVDVYTHGEMLPAHYYPKFKQYKHFAGNYGNAWWKQKEEFEAFGGPILMTTNCLVPPKESYKERVFTTGAVGFPGCAHIEEVNGKKDFSAVIELAKKCPAPQELEKGEIVGGFAHEQVFALADKVVEAVKSGAVKKFVVMAGCDGRMKSRSYYEDFAKALPHDTIILTAGCAKYKYIKLGLGDIGGIPRVLDAGQCNDSYSLALIALKLKEAFGLADINELPIAYNISWYEQKAVIVLLALLHLGVKNIHLGPTLPAFLSPNVAKVLVENFGIDGITTVEEDIKKMIG; encoded by the coding sequence ATGGAAAATAAGATGTTTTGCTTCCAGTGCCAGGAAACCGCGGGTTGCAAAGGCTGCACCCAGGTGGGTGTCTGCGGCAAGAAGCCGGAAGTGGCAGCTATGCAGGATTTGCTTATATATGTGACCAAGGGGATTTCTGCTGTTGCTGTGCGCATGCGTGAGGAAGGCAAATCTGTGGCTAAAGAAGTTAATCATCTGGTGACTTTGAACCTTTTTGCCACCATCACCAATGCCAACTTTGACCTGGAGGCCATTGCGGCCCGTGTTGAGGAAACTCTGGCTGTGAAGGCGGGCTTGCTGGAGAGACTTGCAAGCAGGGAGAACCTGCCTGAGGCGGCTCGTTGGACTGGCAGGCGGGAGGAGTTTGAAGCCAAGGCTGCTGCCGTGGGGATTCTCGCCGAGGCCAACGAGGATATCCGCAGCCTGAAGGAGCTTATCACCTATGGCCTGAAGGGCCTGTCAGCTTATCTGTGGCATGCCAATGCGCTGGAAAAGGAAGATGAGACTATTGATGCCTTCCAGCAGTCTGCCCTGGCCAGGCTTTTGGAGGATCTTGACGGCGAGACACTCACGGCGCTGGCTCTCGAGGCCGGCGAGTGGGGCGTGAAGGGAATGGCTCTGCTGGACAATGCCAACACCGGCGCCTACGGCCACCCGGAAATCACCAAGGTGGACTTAGGGGTGAGGAGCAATCCCGCCATCCTTATTTCCGGTCATGACCTGCGTGATCTGGAAATGCTGTTGGAGCAGACAGAGGGCACGGGGGTGGATGTCTACACCCACGGCGAGATGCTGCCTGCCCATTACTATCCCAAGTTCAAGCAGTACAAGCACTTTGCCGGCAACTACGGCAATGCCTGGTGGAAGCAGAAGGAGGAGTTCGAGGCCTTCGGCGGTCCCATCCTCATGACCACCAACTGCCTTGTGCCTCCTAAGGAGAGCTATAAGGAGAGAGTCTTCACCACGGGGGCTGTGGGCTTCCCCGGCTGCGCTCACATCGAAGAAGTGAACGGCAAGAAGGATTTCAGCGCTGTCATCGAATTGGCTAAGAAGTGCCCTGCCCCCCAAGAACTGGAAAAGGGCGAGATTGTGGGCGGCTTTGCCCATGAGCAGGTCTTTGCCCTGGCGGACAAGGTGGTAGAGGCAGTGAAGTCCGGCGCCGTGAAGAAGTTCGTGGTCATGGCAGGCTGCGACGGTCGCATGAAGTCCCGCAGCTACTATGAGGACTTTGCCAAGGCTCTGCCCCATGACACCATCATCCTCACCGCAGGCTGCGCCAAGTACAAGTACATCAAGCTGGGCCTGGGGGATATCGGCGGCATTCCCCGGGTGCTGGATGCAGGCCAGTGCAATGATTCCTATTCTCTGGCCCTCATTGCCCTGAAGCTGAAGGAGGCCTTTGGCCTGGCAGATATCAACGAGCTGCCCATTGCCTACAATATCTCCTGGTATGAGCAGAAGGCCGTGATCGTGTTGCTGGCACTCCTGCATTTGGGGGTGAAGAACATCCACCTGGGCCCCACCCTGCCCGCCTTCCTGTCTCCTAATGTGGCCAAGGTGCTGGTAGAAAACTTCGGCATAGACGGCATTACGACGGTTGAAGAAGATATCAAGAAGATGATTGGCTAA
- a CDS encoding RnfABCDGE type electron transport complex subunit A, whose amino-acid sequence MAEYLTLFIGAVIINNFVLTKFLGLCIFFGISKSFSASVGMGMAVTSVMTMSSILAWIVYFFVLEPLGVTFLTTIVFVVLTASFVQLLELVIKKQAPALYNMWGIYLLLIATNCIVLAVPLLNVENSYSLLKSIVFAIGSGLGFALAIALMASLREKLVYADVPKPLQGIGIAFILAGMLSLAFLGFSGML is encoded by the coding sequence ATGGCTGAGTATTTGACGCTTTTTATCGGAGCGGTGATTATCAATAACTTCGTGCTGACGAAGTTTCTGGGACTGTGCATTTTCTTCGGCATATCCAAGAGCTTTTCTGCCTCTGTGGGCATGGGCATGGCGGTGACCTCCGTCATGACCATGAGCTCCATTTTGGCCTGGATTGTGTACTTCTTCGTGCTGGAGCCTTTGGGAGTCACCTTCCTGACCACCATCGTCTTCGTGGTGCTCACAGCCAGTTTCGTGCAGCTGCTGGAACTGGTCATCAAAAAACAGGCCCCTGCCCTCTACAATATGTGGGGCATCTACCTGCTGCTGATTGCCACCAACTGCATAGTGCTGGCCGTGCCCCTGCTGAATGTGGAGAACAGCTACAGCCTGCTCAAGAGCATCGTGTTTGCCATCGGGTCAGGCTTGGGCTTTGCGTTGGCAATTGCCCTGATGGCTTCCCTGCGCGAGAAGCTGGTTTACGCCGATGTGCCCAAGCCCCTGCAGGGAATTGGTATTGCGTTTATCTTAGCAGGAATGCTGTCTTTGGCCTTCTTGGGCTTCTCTGGTATGTTGTAG